A stretch of Paenibacillus sp. URB8-2 DNA encodes these proteins:
- a CDS encoding bifunctional 3-deoxy-7-phosphoheptulonate synthase/chorismate mutase: MSNAELEQLRSRLDEINSELLALISERAAIVRDIGAVKEKQGVPKFDPEREKKMLDKLVAENKGPFTESTVRTLFKQIFKASLDLQSAEHKKSLLVSRKTRKEDTVIILPGDVLVGGNASLMVAGPCSIESEQQTRAVAAALQKAGVRVMRGGAFKPRTSPYDFQGLGMDGLRILREAADEYGLLTISEIVDPAHIEPSLDYVDIIQIGARNMQNFELLKAAGEVNKPVLLKRGLAATMEEFLHAAEYIMSRGNTQVMLIERGIRTYEKWTRNTLDISAVPILKQESHLPVLVDVTHSTGRKDILVPCAKAALAAGADGIMVEVHPDPATALSDAAQQLNIDEFNTFMDEVKASGLYRQ, encoded by the coding sequence ATGAGTAATGCGGAACTGGAACAATTAAGAAGCCGGCTGGATGAGATCAACAGCGAACTGCTCGCGCTGATTTCGGAGCGGGCTGCGATAGTCCGTGATATCGGGGCTGTCAAGGAGAAGCAGGGAGTGCCGAAATTCGATCCCGAACGGGAAAAGAAGATGCTGGACAAGCTCGTAGCCGAGAACAAAGGACCGTTCACCGAAAGCACGGTCCGCACGCTGTTCAAGCAGATCTTCAAGGCATCGCTTGACCTGCAAAGCGCCGAGCATAAGAAGAGCCTGCTTGTCAGCCGTAAAACCCGCAAGGAAGACACGGTTATCATCCTTCCCGGGGACGTTCTGGTAGGCGGCAACGCTTCGCTTATGGTGGCCGGCCCCTGCTCGATCGAGAGTGAGCAGCAGACCCGGGCAGTTGCCGCGGCGCTGCAAAAGGCGGGCGTGCGCGTAATGCGCGGCGGTGCGTTCAAGCCTCGCACCTCGCCGTACGATTTCCAGGGTCTTGGCATGGACGGCCTGCGCATTCTGCGCGAAGCCGCGGATGAATACGGCCTTCTGACCATCAGTGAAATCGTCGACCCGGCGCATATCGAGCCGTCGCTTGACTATGTCGACATCATTCAAATCGGCGCGCGCAACATGCAGAACTTCGAGCTGCTTAAGGCGGCCGGCGAAGTGAACAAGCCGGTGCTGCTGAAGCGTGGACTTGCGGCGACGATGGAGGAGTTCCTGCATGCGGCGGAGTACATTATGTCCCGCGGCAATACGCAGGTCATGCTGATTGAGCGCGGTATCCGCACCTACGAGAAATGGACGCGCAACACGCTTGATATTTCCGCCGTGCCGATTCTGAAGCAGGAGAGCCATCTGCCCGTTCTGGTCGACGTAACCCATTCCACCGGCCGCAAGGACATCCTCGTACCCTGCGCGAAAGCCGCGCTTGCGGCGGGGGCCGACGGCATTATGGTTGAGGTCCATCCCGATCCGGCGACGGCGCTGTCCGACGCGGCGCAGCAGCTTAATATCGACGAGTTCAACACGTTCATGGACGAAGTGAAGGCGTCCGGATTGTACCGCCAATAA
- a CDS encoding LysE family transporter, with amino-acid sequence MDIFIGYIFLGISLSAPIGPINAAQLDKGVRSGFWHAWFVGLGAICADILYMLLVYFGVIQLLESPYIKAFLWLFGFLVLVYTGIESIKDAGRVSVPGSARADARLSKSLLSGFLMSLFNPLSILFWLGIYGSVLAKAAAEFPMQQLLLYSGGIVLGILFWDISMAGAASFFRKFLTSRVLKSLSVISGLALIGFGLYFGKEAARLLFFH; translated from the coding sequence GTGGACATTTTTATCGGCTACATTTTTCTTGGAATATCGCTTTCAGCACCTATAGGGCCCATTAACGCCGCACAGTTGGACAAAGGGGTCCGCAGCGGCTTCTGGCATGCCTGGTTCGTCGGGCTCGGGGCGATCTGTGCGGACATTTTATATATGCTGCTTGTCTATTTCGGCGTCATTCAACTGCTGGAATCCCCTTATATCAAAGCTTTTCTTTGGCTGTTCGGATTTCTTGTGCTAGTCTACACCGGGATTGAGAGCATTAAGGATGCCGGCCGCGTCTCCGTCCCGGGATCAGCAAGAGCCGACGCCAGGCTCAGCAAATCCCTGCTTTCCGGATTTCTGATGTCCCTGTTCAATCCGCTGTCGATCCTGTTCTGGCTCGGAATTTACGGTTCCGTACTGGCCAAAGCCGCTGCAGAGTTTCCGATGCAGCAGCTTCTTCTGTACAGCGGCGGCATCGTTCTCGGTATTCTCTTCTGGGATATCAGCATGGCTGGGGCAGCCAGCTTTTTTCGTAAATTCTTGACCAGCCGAGTATTAAAAAGCTTGTCGGTCATTTCCGGACTGGCGCTGATCGGATTCGGTTTATACTTCGGAAAGGAAGCCGCGCGTCTGCTCTTTTTCCACTAA